A genomic segment from Mus musculus strain C57BL/6J chromosome 13, GRCm38.p6 C57BL/6J encodes:
- the Il9 gene encoding interleukin-9 precursor encodes MLVTYILASVLLFSSVLGQRCSTTWGIRDTNYLIENLKDDPPSKCSCSGNVTSCLCLSVPTDDCTTPCYREGLLQLTNATQKSRLLPVFHRVKRIVEVLKNITCPSFSCEKPCNQTMAGNTLSFLKSLLGTFQKTEMQRQKSRP; translated from the exons ATGTTGGTGACATACATCCTTGCCTCTGTTTTGCTCTTCAGTTCTGTGCTGGGCCAGAGATGCAGCACCACATGGGGCATCAGAGACACCAATTACCTTATTGAAAATCTGAAG GATGATCCACCGTCAAAATGCAGCTGCAGCGGCAAC GTGACCAGCTGCTTGTGTCTCTCCGTCCCAACT GATGATTGTACCACACCGTGCTACAGGGAGGGACTGTTACAGCTGACCAATGCCACACAGAAATCAAGACTCTTGCCTGTTTTCCATCGGGTGAAAAGGATAGTTGAAGTCCTAAAGAACATCACGTGTCCG TCCTTTTCCTGCGAAAAGCCATGCAACCAGACCATGGCAGGCAACACACTGTCATTTCTGAAGAGTCTCCTGGGGACGTTCCAGAAGACAGAGATGCAAAGGCAGAAAAGCCGACCATGA